TACGGCCAGGGCTCCTACAAGGACATAAAGATCGACCGCGGGGCGCGCACCGTGCAGCTGAAGAAATCGGGGATGCAGGTGCGCTTCGACGGCATCCTCGAGGGATTTCTCGCCGAGTACATGCTCAGGCTCATCGCGGCCGCCAACATGCAGAACGCCATGGTCAAGGCGGGCAACGTCTTCCGCGGCATGGGCTCGAGCGTGATGGGGCCGTGGAAGATACAGGTGCAGGACAGCGAGGGCACCTACGCGCACCATGCGCTCAACCTGCAGGTGTCGAACAACGCCGTGGCGACCGTGAGCGCCAACGAGTTCGCGTATCAGGAGCTCGTAAACCCCAGGAACAAGGAGCGCATCGGTGCGCCCTGCAAGGGGGTGACGATAGTGATGCACAACGCCGCCCAGGCCCAGGGCGTGGCCAAGGCGGTCTTCATCGCGGGCCCGAAGGACGGAATGGAGCTGCTGGCGAAGATGGGAAAGGCAAACGGGATCATCGTGGACAACGCGGGGAAGTTTTTGAGGACGCCTGGTTTCTGAAATCCGTGACCCGTAACTCGTGACCCGTAACAGGCGGTCGTGCGCCGTGAAATTTTCCAGCCGGTCACGAGTCACCGGTCACGGGTTGCGCAATGAGTGCCTTCGACAACTACATCCAACTCCTGGACAAGATCGACGCATTCGCAGCCGGCGTCATGGCCCGCCACCCTGCCTCGTTCAGGTGCGGCCCCGGATGCTCCAAGTGCTGCGTGGCCGGCATCACCATGTGGCGGGTCGAGGCGGATCACATTAAAGGGTACATTGAATCGCCGGAGTTCGATATCCCTAGTTCGCTACGGCTCGCTCATGTGCCTCCGGGTCCTGTCGTCGGATCACCCCCATTTGCGGCATCGCCGCAGCAATCCCGGAGTCCATGCACGCCACGAGAGCGGCTGCTGGCGTCAAATGGGGGTCCCCCGATCCGCCGCCACCCGGAGGCACAAGAAAACCGCCGCTCACAAGGCCTCTCGAACTCCGGCGATCAGTGCACCTACTTGAATGAACAGGGGCTGTGTTCGATATACCCGGTCCGGCCGGCCGTGTGCCGGCTCTGGGGAGCGCCGCTTCTGATACCCGCCGGCCGCGAGGCGGAATGGGGCATCCGCGCCTCATCCTCTGCTCCCTCGGGCAGGGGCACGATCGTCTCCTGCGACCTCAACTTCACCGGCAGCCCTTCCCTGGCCGAGCTCGCGAAAAAGGACATCCTGAACGTCGAGACCGCGCTCACAGCGCTTGCGGCCATAAACCACCTCTACTGCAGGGCCGTCGGCGCCGACCCCGAGGAGCGCACGCCCCTCTCCTCTATCGCTTGACTCGCCCTACCCCTCCAATATAGCCCTATGTCCATGACAAAGAAAAAGGGCGGCATAGTGATCGCGCTTGGCGGCAACGCCATCTCCAAGCCGGGGCTGCGGGGCGGGATACAGGAGCAGTTCTATTCCACGATCGAGAGCATGGAGCACGTGGCCGAGCTCTACATAAACGGCTACGACCGGATCCTCATCACCCACGGCAACGGCCCTCAGATCGGCGCGGCGATATTGCGCAGCGAGCTCGCCTCGAAAGCGGTCTATCCCCTGCCGATGGACGTCTGCGGCGCGGACACGCAGGGCGGCATGGGCTACATGATCCAGCAGGTCCTGGGCAACTGCCTGAGGAAGAACGGGGTGAAGCTCCCGGTGGTGGCCACGGTGACGCAGGTGCTCGTGGA
This is a stretch of genomic DNA from Pseudomonadota bacterium. It encodes these proteins:
- a CDS encoding FAD:protein FMN transferase, which translates into the protein MISNRRSARRLLSSFALLAALFAALILPASAQEGGPKIFSRQTALGGRVQAALLIVGWQKDASAIERLIDIVAERTGAVASQLDWQNPGSDVGRINAAAGQSAVAVSEDTIAAFEEAKQVSDWTKGLFDVASYGQGSYKDIKIDRGARTVQLKKSGMQVRFDGILEGFLAEYMLRLIAAANMQNAMVKAGNVFRGMGSSVMGPWKIQVQDSEGTYAHHALNLQVSNNAVATVSANEFAYQELVNPRNKERIGAPCKGVTIVMHNAAQAQGVAKAVFIAGPKDGMELLAKMGKANGIIVDNAGKFLRTPGF
- a CDS encoding YkgJ family cysteine cluster protein, giving the protein MSAFDNYIQLLDKIDAFAAGVMARHPASFRCGPGCSKCCVAGITMWRVEADHIKGYIESPEFDIPSSLRLAHVPPGPVVGSPPFAASPQQSRSPCTPRERLLASNGGPPIRRHPEAQENRRSQGLSNSGDQCTYLNEQGLCSIYPVRPAVCRLWGAPLLIPAGREAEWGIRASSSAPSGRGTIVSCDLNFTGSPSLAELAKKDILNVETALTALAAINHLYCRAVGADPEERTPLSSIA